Part of the Niallia alba genome is shown below.
TCTTGTTATTCCTGTTACTCCTTCGATTATGAATGAGTTAAATCTTTCCGGTGCTGTTGTTGGTTATATGGTGGCGGCTTTCGCGATTGCCCAGTTGATTGTCTCTCCTATTGCTGGACGCTGGGCAGACCAGTATGGAAGAAAACGAATGATTGTAATCGGGTTGTTTATATTTGGGGCATCTGAAATATTATTCGGGGTTGGAAAAACAGTCAGTGTTCTGTTTATCTCGCGGATGCTTGGCGGGATTAGTGCGGCGTTTATTATGCCTGCTGTTACTGCCTTTATTGCCGACATTACTACATTGGATGCTAGACCTAAGGCACTTGGCTATATGTCTGCTGCTATTTCCACTGGATTTATTATTGGTCCTGGGATTGGTGGATTTTTAGCGGAAATCGGGACTCGTATGCCTTTTTATTTTGCCGGTATTTTAGGTTTTGTTGCTGCTATCCTCTCTTTCTTTGCTTTAAAAGAACCAGAGCAGCGGTCCGAGGAAAAATCAACGAAAGAAGAAAAGGTCGGCTGGCAGCGGATTTTTGCACCGATGTATTTTATTTCTTTTCTAATTATCTTTATTTCATCGTTTGGTTTATCTTCGTTTGAATCATTATTCTCATTATTTGTTGATCATAAATTTGGATTTACGCCGAAGGATATTGCGATTATCATAACAGGTGGGGCAACCGTTGGTGTTATTGCACAAGTAGCTTTATTTGAAAAGCTTACAAAGTGGATGGGCGAAATTCTTTTAATTCGCTACAGTCTTATCTTTTCGACGGTTCTCGTATTAATTTTAACAGTAGTGCACGCTTATTTTCTGATTCTGTTTGTTACGATTATTGTTTTCGTAGGGTTTGATTTAATGAGACCTGCCGTTACTACGTATCTTTCAAAAATTGCTGGAAACGAACAAGGCTTTGTCGGCGGAATGAATTCGATGTTCACAAGCATCGGCAATGTATTCGGTCCGATTATCGGGGGGATATTATTCGATATCGATTTAAATTATCCTTTCTACTTCGCCTCTGTCTTTTTAGCAATTGGAATTGCCTTGACACTTGTTTGGAAACAGCGGTCATTAGCTAATAATTAGTTTGAATGGAGTTGAATAAAATGGAAGAGAAGCTTTACTCCATTGGGGAAGTATCGAAAGTAGCCAATATTACCATTAAAGCACTTCGCCATTATGATAAGATTGGCTTATTTAAGCCAGCTTATGTCGATCCGAAGACCAAATATCGCTACTATCGAGATTCCCAATTATATCGCCTAGATATCATAAAATCACTGATTTCTATCGGCACTCCGCTTAGTCAAATTAAAGAAATTCAAGAGACCGATAACTTGGATTTCGTCGCTTTTTTGAAAAAACAAGAAGACTTGATAACCGAAAAAATAGCTTCTTTACTAGAGACGCAACAATCCATTAGAGAGATCCGAGAGGAATTGCAAAGACAGGAATATCCGTTTGGAGAAATTATTGTGATGGAAAAAGAAGAGCAGCCCATTATTCAAACAAAAGTAAAAAATATTGGGCCGGCGACAATCCTAAATCCTTCCTATAGCAACCTAAAGAAAGCCACAAAAGAAGAATTCCGCAACAATGGGTATGGCTCGATTATTCCTTTCGGACACTATGAAAAAGTAGAAAATATTTCTTATAGTTACCTTTATACACCCGCCCCATTGCGAAAACAGATTTCCAGTCTTTCCAGCGAAGCGGAGCGAGCGATTATCCCTAAGGGGAAATATGTAAGCATCAAAGTAAAATCAAATACGTTCAAAGAATACTTTCAGACATTGCAAAAGTTAATTACCTATGTCGAGGAGCAAAAATTGACGGTGAAAAGCGACATTTATGAAACATTCTCGATCGGACTTTATCATAAGAATGAGGAGTATATTAGTGAGTTTAGTGTGCGGGTTGCTGAGGCTGACTGAAGGTGAAAATAGGATGGGGTAAGTGCTAGGATTAAGTCCGTATAATTGTGCAAAAAGAAAAGAGTCAAATTAATTCCCTTTTGGCAACAATGTTTATCAGCGACGAAAAACAAGTTAGAGGAATCAATTATAACTCATTTACAGTTTACCCAAGATATTTACCTTTTAAAAGAATTTGTTATGAACTCTAATATTAAATCGGTTATTAAATCTTTCATCGTTTTCGTACTTAATAAGATTATGAAGAAAGAACTAGATCATTAACCATCAGCCCTTAATTTAATGGCACTCGGGCACTAATCCGAGCAAGAAAACAATAAATTTAAAACATCTCACCATAAAAAAGTTAGGTCTCGGACCCGACTTTTTCTTTTACTGCTTATTTTCCTTTGGCAAAAATAGCACTTCAAAATCTTCTAAGTCCTCGATACCATCCGATTCCATTTTTTTCAAAAGTTGCTACCAATAACCTTATCCCTTCTTCCACCTTTGCTTGCTCGCTTGGTTGTAAATTTTCTAATACCGATCCCATTATTTGCTGGATTGGCTTTGGGGCTGTTTCTTCGATTATCTTAACCATTTTTTCTGTTAACATAATCTGAACAGATCGCTTGTCTTTGGACCACTGGGGTCAGGATTCTTAGCCTTTTTTTGTGGGGCATTGGTTCCCTGATTAGAAGCAAGAATTGGGCTGTATGATGTGGATGGCTCTTTGGCATTGGTTTATATTTTTAATGTATGATGTGGAAGCTTTTTGTTAACTCTTGTTTGTTTTACTTGGTTTTTGGCGATGGATTACTTGAATGGACCAAAGTTAGGGGATTATCAGCCTAAGTTATGGCTTTATCAGCCAATGTTGCGGCGGTGGCAGCCATTCATTGGCACCCATGTGATGTCTACCACTAGAATAAGACGGAACAATGATATAATATATATGATCTCTAATAAGGAAAGGAGCGCCGAAAGACATGGAATGGAGTGAGGTTCGCAAATTATATCCAAATCAGTATGTCAAACTTAGCATCCTTGAGTTTCACATAGAAGATAATAAAAAAATTGTAACGGATGTCGCATTGATTAATATTATTGAAGATTCTAAATTGGCTACAAAAGAGTTACTTAAATCTAAAGGGAATACCATTGTTTATCATACAGGTTCTGAAAAAATTGTTATTGAATTGAGAACTCCAAGTGGCTTAAGAGGTATGAGATTATGAAGTTAGAATTAGTGAATTGTTTACTTGAAGTGGAAATGACGATTTCTTATAAAGGAAAAACGAAAGTAATAGATAAGCTTATTATTGATACAGGTGCAGCTCATACTCTTATCTCATCCGATATTGTCTTTGACCTTGGTATCTACTTTGAAAATGGAGATCCTTTAGTCAGTGCATACGGTATTGGCGGTGAAGAATATTCTTTTCGAAAACTAGTTGATTTTATAAAAATAGGTACACATGAAATACATGAAATGAAGTAGGATTTTGGAAATTTAGATGACTGGGAGATCAATGGTCTCATAGGGCTTGATATCCTAATGAATGGAAAATTCCTCATTGATTTAGAGAAATTAGAATTACGAATTCCATAGAAGAGTTGCAGATAAAATCGGACAAAAGATCGGTTCATTTAGCCAAATTTATTTTACGATAATTAGGTTACCCTTCCATTTTTGAAGGGGAAAATAATTTAATTTTAAGTGCTACTCTAATTAGGAATCACAAGAACAAAAGAGGTCTTATTCTTAATTTGGAGTACAGAACGGTTTAATAAAAATGGAGAACATAAAAGAGGAATAAAATCTGATTTCTTAAGTAATACGTATTGGCATTTTATTAGAAATACAGTGGAACTATAGACCATATTTAGATACTGCAAGAATGATTACGCATAGCAGATTAAAGGAGATTATACATTAATACCTTATCTCTATTTATTTTTCCCCGCATTTTCATCGGACTGATTAGCTCATCTTTACTAAAAGCATTTGGTTCTTATATTAGCAGGTTATACTATTTCTATCCTTCGTATAATGGTGATTTTTAGCAGGCATTAAAAAAGTCAGGTCTCGGACCCGACTTTTTCTTTTACTGCTTATTTTCCTTTGGCAAAAATAGCACTTCGAAATCTTCTAAGTCATCGATACCATCTGCTTCCATCTTCTTCCCAACAGCTGCTACCAATAACCTCATTCCTTCTTCTACCTTTGCTTGCTCGCTTGGTTGTAAATTTTCTAATACCGATCCCATTATTTGCTGGATTGGCTTAGGTGCTGTTTCTTCGATTATCTTAACCATTTTTTCTGTTAACATAATCTGAACAGATCGCTTGTCTTTCGGATTCGGTTTCTTAATGAGCAACCCTTTTTCTGTTAGTCGTTCCACGATATCTGAAACAGTACTTTGCGTCATACGCAGATTTTGGGTAAGCTGCTTTACGCTAATTTTTTTATTAATAAAGACTTCGAGCATTACACGGGCTTGGGGAGCAGTCACACCATGTCCTTCTGCATGCCTCTGCAGGCTCTTCATTATAAATCGATTCAAGAAGTCGATCGATTCCCAAATGTACGTGGCCCTATCTAACATTTTTTACCCCCTTCTGTAAAAATCAATTGATTCTTACTTTGAAGAAAAACTCGCTAACCTTCTGCGAGTCTTTCTTTTATTTATGGAAATCTTTACGATGCTTCTTCAAACTGGCTATTATAAAGCTCTGCATAGAATCCATTCTTCTCCATTAACTCCTGATGTGTTCCTGCTTCGACAATATCTCCCTCTTTCATCACGAGAATTAAGTCAGCATTTTTGATCGTTGAAAGTCTATGTGCAATGACAAAGGAAGTTTTTCCTTCCGTCAGCTTATCCATTGCTGTTTGAATTAGTAATTCCGTACGCGTATCTACAGAGCTAGTCGCTTCATCTAAAATAAGTAAAGGCGCCATTTTCACCATAGCACGTGCGATAGTGATAAGCTGTTTTTGACCTGCTGATAGGCTCGTCTTGTCATCCAAGATCGTATCATAGCCGTTCGGTAATGTTTGAATGAAGTGATGTAATCCAACTGCTTGGCAGGCAGCTTCCACTTCTTCATCGGATACCCCTTCTCTTGAATAGACGATATTGTCGCGGATAGAACCTTCAAATATCCACGTATCTTGGAGCACCATACAGAAAAGATCGTGTAAAGCCTCTCTTGTCATTTCGTTTGTTGGGATACCATCAATCGTTATCTCGCCATCATTTATTTCATAAAAACGCATAAGCAAATTAATTAACGTTGTTTTTCCCGCTCCAGTCGGTCCTACAATTGCGACTTTCTGTCCAGCATTTACGCGTACAGAGAAATCTTGAATAACCGTTTTATCTTCGCTATAGCCAAAACGTACATGCTTAAATTCTACATCGCCTTTGACATTCGTAAGTTTTTCTTTCTTCTCGTCTTCAGTTGCCAATTCTTCTTCTGATAAGAATTCAAAAACACGTCCACTTGCTGCCGCTGTTGACTGTAGATTTGTCGCTGCTTGTGCAATTTGCTGAAGTGGCTGTGTGAATAAGCGAATATACAACATAAAGGCAACAATTACACCAAATGAAATATTGCCGTTAACTGCAAGCGTTGCACCGACAATACAGACAACTACATAGCCGAAGTTCCCAATAAACATCATTAGTGGCATCATCAGCCCTGACATAAATTGTGATTTCCACGCACTCTCATATAGTCGTGTATTGATGGCAGAAAAGGCATCCTTCGCCTGTTGCTCTCCATTATATGCTTTCACTACATTATGGCCAGAGTAGATTTCCTCAATATGACCATTTAGTTTTCCAAGCTCTTGTTGCTGTTGAGCGAAGTACTTTTGTGATTTCGAAATGATAAAAAACATAAACGCAAACCCAATGAAGGTGGATAGAATAGCTGAAATAGCCATAATCCAGTTTGTATAGAACATCATGATTAAGGAACCTACGAACATCGTAACAGCAGTGATTAAGCTACTAATACTTTGGTTCATCGTCTGTCCAACCATATCGACATCATTTGTGACCCGACTAAGCACATCACCTGTTGTTGTATTATCAAAATATCTTAACGGCAAACGATTGATTTTTACTGAAATATCTCTTCTTAATTGTTTAGAAATTCTTTGTGTCACAGTTGCCATAATATAGCCTTGCACATAGTTAAAAATAAATCCTAAACCATATAGAAAAACCAAAAGAATGGCTACATCATAGACAGCATCAAGATCAATTTCTCCCATCAACCCTGCTGTAATATAATCCGTCATTTTGCTAAGCTGATCAGGACCAATAATACTAAAGATCGCCGCTGCCATGGCAAGGATTAATGCAAAGATAATGATGGGGAAATAGGCCTTACAGTAGACAGCCAGTTCCTTTAAACTTGAAAAATTCATGCCTTTCGCACCTGGAGGGATCGATTTGGCTGGTTGTTTACCCAACTCGTCTGTTTGGGGTTGATTTCGTTTATTTTTGGCTTCTTTTGCATCCGTTTTTTTACCCAATTTCGAGTTCCTCCTTTGATAATTGTGATAAGGCAATTTCTTGATATACCTCACAAGTTGTCATCAGCTCATCATGTGTTCCCATTCCAACTACTTCGCCTTTATCTAATACAAGAATTCGGTCAGCATCTTTAATGGTTCCAATGCGCTGTGCAAC
Proteins encoded:
- a CDS encoding MFS transporter is translated as MLKQNITLSILLINLFIAFLGIGLVIPVTPSIMNELNLSGAVVGYMVAAFAIAQLIVSPIAGRWADQYGRKRMIVIGLFIFGASEILFGVGKTVSVLFISRMLGGISAAFIMPAVTAFIADITTLDARPKALGYMSAAISTGFIIGPGIGGFLAEIGTRMPFYFAGILGFVAAILSFFALKEPEQRSEEKSTKEEKVGWQRIFAPMYFISFLIIFISSFGLSSFESLFSLFVDHKFGFTPKDIAIIITGGATVGVIAQVALFEKLTKWMGEILLIRYSLIFSTVLVLILTVVHAYFLILFVTIIVFVGFDLMRPAVTTYLSKIAGNEQGFVGGMNSMFTSIGNVFGPIIGGILFDIDLNYPFYFASVFLAIGIALTLVWKQRSLANN
- a CDS encoding MerR family transcriptional regulator, which translates into the protein MEEKLYSIGEVSKVANITIKALRHYDKIGLFKPAYVDPKTKYRYYRDSQLYRLDIIKSLISIGTPLSQIKEIQETDNLDFVAFLKKQEDLITEKIASLLETQQSIREIREELQRQEYPFGEIIVMEKEEQPIIQTKVKNIGPATILNPSYSNLKKATKEEFRNNGYGSIIPFGHYEKVENISYSYLYTPAPLRKQISSLSSEAERAIIPKGKYVSIKVKSNTFKEYFQTLQKLITYVEEQKLTVKSDIYETFSIGLYHKNEEYISEFSVRVAEAD
- a CDS encoding retropepsin-like aspartic protease, producing the protein MKLELVNCLLEVEMTISYKGKTKVIDKLIIDTGAAHTLISSDIVFDLGIYFENGDPLVSAYGIGGEEYSFRKLVDFIKIGTHEIHEMK
- a CDS encoding MarR family winged helix-turn-helix transcriptional regulator, with protein sequence MLDRATYIWESIDFLNRFIMKSLQRHAEGHGVTAPQARVMLEVFINKKISVKQLTQNLRMTQSTVSDIVERLTEKGLLIKKPNPKDKRSVQIMLTEKMVKIIEETAPKPIQQIMGSVLENLQPSEQAKVEEGMRLLVAAVGKKMEADGIDDLEDFEVLFLPKENKQ
- a CDS encoding ABC transporter ATP-binding protein, with amino-acid sequence MGKKTDAKEAKNKRNQPQTDELGKQPAKSIPPGAKGMNFSSLKELAVYCKAYFPIIIFALILAMAAAIFSIIGPDQLSKMTDYITAGLMGEIDLDAVYDVAILLVFLYGLGFIFNYVQGYIMATVTQRISKQLRRDISVKINRLPLRYFDNTTTGDVLSRVTNDVDMVGQTMNQSISSLITAVTMFVGSLIMMFYTNWIMAISAILSTFIGFAFMFFIISKSQKYFAQQQQELGKLNGHIEEIYSGHNVVKAYNGEQQAKDAFSAINTRLYESAWKSQFMSGLMMPLMMFIGNFGYVVVCIVGATLAVNGNISFGVIVAFMLYIRLFTQPLQQIAQAATNLQSTAAASGRVFEFLSEEELATEDEKKEKLTNVKGDVEFKHVRFGYSEDKTVIQDFSVRVNAGQKVAIVGPTGAGKTTLINLLMRFYEINDGEITIDGIPTNEMTREALHDLFCMVLQDTWIFEGSIRDNIVYSREGVSDEEVEAACQAVGLHHFIQTLPNGYDTILDDKTSLSAGQKQLITIARAMVKMAPLLILDEATSSVDTRTELLIQTAMDKLTEGKTSFVIAHRLSTIKNADLILVMKEGDIVEAGTHQELMEKNGFYAELYNSQFEEAS